The following are from one region of the Methyloversatilis discipulorum genome:
- a CDS encoding PAS domain S-box protein has protein sequence MDSNPGLNITGTETVIGQGTGADGAVFRTLLDRMTDGVFIARDYRFIFANAALPRMLGYEHDDFVGLGFDAVVAPDFLELWVQRFRQRTGDGEEPPGRYELRFRMKGGRRELPIELNASRVVFDGQRCVLGIVRDMSGRKLAEHALRESEQRFRGTFDQAAVGIALMDLEGRFLRVNPKLCDILGFRASELRTLTMEAITHPEDISLDIHPLRCVRSGEQTTYSIEKRLLHKSGTATWARLTISLLLDEMGAPSHFIAVIEDVHDRHLAQTALADSELRHRLLMHNLHAAVLVCAPDARILYGNPEACRILRMDSALLAGRTIAQLGCRFIDQSGEALAPERDLVRRVLVSGQEMNDVVVGVRHDDADTLWVLVHAYPEFDTQHRLRHIVVMFVDITDRSRLEAERDADRQLKTAALNAITAHVAVLDKRGVIVETNSSWRAFAERGGYTGNMTFVGVNYLDALARCDRDEAPHAEAACEGILSVMLGRSALFQMEYACHAPHERQWFSLKVTPMDAARERVLLSHENITRIKLAEEAVRILANTDALTGLANRRHFFEVAEEEFVRARRYGTPLTVLMADLDHFKRINDHFGHAGGDAVLCSFAIILSSLLRDSDSAGRLGGEEFAVLLPHTALDGARAFAERLMERVAENPPEFDGQPAHYTLSIGIGELMPDCLDFSALLRKADEALYRAKSGGRNRVEYAPGPCNDAT, from the coding sequence GTGGACAGCAATCCGGGGCTGAACATTACGGGCACGGAAACCGTCATCGGTCAGGGTACCGGTGCCGACGGTGCGGTTTTCCGCACCCTGCTCGACCGCATGACCGACGGCGTGTTCATCGCCCGCGACTACCGCTTCATCTTTGCCAACGCCGCGCTGCCGCGCATGCTCGGTTACGAGCACGACGACTTCGTCGGACTGGGTTTCGACGCGGTGGTGGCGCCGGACTTCCTCGAACTGTGGGTGCAGCGCTTCCGGCAACGGACCGGCGACGGCGAAGAACCGCCCGGGCGCTACGAACTGCGCTTCCGCATGAAGGGCGGCCGGCGCGAACTGCCGATCGAACTGAACGCGAGCCGCGTCGTGTTCGACGGCCAGCGCTGCGTGCTCGGCATCGTGCGCGACATGTCGGGCCGCAAGCTCGCCGAACACGCATTGCGCGAGAGCGAACAGCGCTTCCGCGGCACCTTCGACCAGGCCGCCGTCGGCATTGCACTGATGGACCTCGAAGGCCGCTTCCTGCGCGTCAACCCGAAGCTGTGCGACATCCTCGGCTTTCGCGCCAGCGAACTGCGCACGCTGACGATGGAGGCCATCACCCATCCGGAAGACATCTCGCTGGACATTCACCCGCTGCGCTGCGTGCGCAGTGGCGAACAGACCACCTACTCGATCGAGAAGCGCCTGCTGCACAAGAGCGGTACCGCCACCTGGGCGCGCCTGACGATCTCTCTGCTGCTCGATGAGATGGGCGCCCCCTCGCACTTCATCGCCGTGATCGAGGACGTCCACGACCGCCATCTGGCGCAGACCGCGCTGGCCGACAGCGAACTGCGCCACCGCCTGCTGATGCACAACCTGCACGCGGCCGTGCTGGTCTGCGCGCCCGACGCCCGCATCCTGTACGGCAATCCGGAAGCCTGCCGCATCCTGCGCATGGATTCGGCGCTGCTCGCCGGCCGGACGATCGCCCAGCTTGGCTGCCGCTTCATCGACCAGAGCGGCGAGGCGCTGGCACCGGAACGCGATCTGGTGCGCCGCGTGCTCGTGTCGGGCCAGGAAATGAACGACGTCGTGGTCGGCGTCCGTCACGACGACGCGGATACGCTGTGGGTGCTGGTCCACGCCTACCCCGAGTTCGACACCCAGCATCGTCTGCGACACATCGTCGTCATGTTCGTCGACATCACCGACCGCAGCCGGCTCGAGGCCGAGCGCGATGCCGACCGTCAGCTCAAGACCGCAGCGCTGAACGCCATCACCGCCCACGTCGCCGTGCTCGACAAGCGCGGCGTCATCGTCGAGACGAATTCCAGCTGGCGCGCCTTTGCCGAGCGCGGCGGCTACACCGGCAACATGACCTTCGTCGGCGTGAACTACCTCGACGCCCTCGCCCGCTGCGACCGCGACGAAGCCCCCCATGCAGAGGCCGCGTGCGAAGGCATCCTGTCGGTCATGCTCGGCCGGTCGGCGCTGTTCCAGATGGAGTACGCCTGCCACGCGCCGCACGAGCGGCAGTGGTTCAGCCTGAAGGTGACGCCGATGGACGCGGCGCGCGAACGCGTGCTGCTCAGCCACGAGAACATCACGCGCATCAAGCTGGCCGAAGAGGCGGTACGCATCCTGGCCAACACCGACGCACTGACCGGCCTCGCCAACCGCCGCCATTTCTTCGAAGTCGCCGAGGAGGAGTTCGTGCGCGCCCGCCGCTATGGAACGCCGCTCACCGTGCTGATGGCCGACCTCGACCACTTCAAGCGCATCAACGACCATTTCGGCCACGCGGGCGGCGACGCCGTGCTGTGCAGTTTCGCCATCATCCTGTCCAGCCTGCTGCGCGATTCGGACAGCGCAGGTCGTCTCGGCGGCGAGGAATTTGCCGTATTGCTTCCGCACACCGCACTGGACGGCGCGCGCGCCTTCGCCGAGCGCCTGATGGAGCGTGTCGCCGAAAACCCGCCCGAATTCGACGGCCAGCCGGCGCACTACACGCTGAGCATAGGCATCGGCGAACTGATGCCCGACTGCCTCGATTTTTCGGCCCTGCTGCGCAAGGCCGACGAAGCGCTCTATCGCGCCAAGAGCGGCGGCCGCAACCGGGTCGAGTACGCCCCCGGGCCGTGCAACGACGCGACCTAG
- the moxG gene encoding cytochrome c(L), periplasmic has translation MKFQVSKLVAATLMGGAIATAIAAGSPPRFYNIIEGSPLDFSGKEESPAVKSFKQTGINPYNTDAAKIAEGESLYSTACSGCHGHHAEGKLGPGLADDYWTYPANATDPGLFSSIYGGLQGMMGPQSGHLSQDEILVIMSWIRSVYKGDPAKALWKQAN, from the coding sequence ATGAAGTTTCAAGTCAGCAAACTGGTCGCGGCAACCCTGATGGGTGGCGCCATCGCCACGGCGATCGCCGCCGGCAGCCCGCCGCGCTTCTACAACATCATCGAAGGTTCGCCGCTCGATTTCTCCGGCAAGGAGGAAAGTCCGGCGGTGAAGTCCTTCAAACAGACGGGCATCAACCCCTACAACACCGACGCCGCCAAGATCGCCGAAGGCGAGTCGCTGTACTCGACCGCCTGCTCGGGCTGTCACGGTCACCACGCCGAAGGCAAGCTCGGCCCCGGCCTGGCCGACGACTACTGGACCTACCCGGCCAACGCCACCGATCCGGGGCTGTTCTCCAGCATCTACGGCGGTCTGCAGGGAATGATGGGACCGCAGAGCGGGCACCTGTCGCAGGACGAAATCCTGGTGATCATGAGCTGGATCCGCTCGGTCTACAAGGGCGATCCGGCCAAGGCACTGTGGAAGCAGGCGAACTGA
- a CDS encoding NAD(P)-dependent methylenetetrahydromethanopterin dehydrogenase → MTQRILYFLVPGSNISPFDVTIAADAGFDQVIPLTGIRPENVTALVQDAIFCRPPNRFNDTGIFIGGRDVHMATDMFQSAKSAMVGDFQVGVFADPNGAYTTSAAVVALVEKAVNASTGSGLAGRTVSVFGTGPVGLCTAILAARQGAKARLCQLTADDDSKAALRFCERYNAKVEWVSAETHRDKVNVIADSEIAVSAAKAGIRILDAEVLEAGGKLIACADTNAVPPSGIEGIGVNDRAIPVEVGPARFLSIGPLAIGSLKYKTQFGLYRSIQTGSSPALIDFPEAYAYALQELAQSKSA, encoded by the coding sequence ATGACCCAACGCATACTCTATTTCCTGGTGCCGGGCAGCAATATCAGCCCCTTCGACGTGACCATCGCCGCCGATGCGGGCTTCGATCAGGTGATACCGCTCACCGGCATCCGCCCGGAGAACGTGACCGCGCTGGTACAGGACGCCATCTTCTGTCGCCCGCCCAATCGCTTCAACGACACCGGCATTTTCATCGGTGGCCGTGACGTACATATGGCGACCGACATGTTCCAGTCCGCCAAGAGCGCCATGGTCGGCGACTTCCAGGTCGGCGTGTTCGCCGACCCGAACGGCGCCTACACCACCTCGGCCGCCGTGGTCGCGCTGGTCGAGAAGGCGGTCAATGCGAGCACCGGCTCCGGTCTGGCCGGGCGCACGGTATCGGTGTTCGGCACCGGCCCGGTCGGCCTGTGCACCGCCATCCTTGCCGCACGACAGGGCGCGAAGGCGCGGCTGTGCCAGCTCACGGCCGACGACGACTCCAAGGCGGCGCTGCGCTTCTGCGAGCGCTACAACGCCAAGGTCGAATGGGTGTCCGCTGAAACCCACCGCGACAAGGTCAATGTGATCGCTGACAGCGAAATCGCCGTCAGCGCCGCCAAGGCCGGCATCCGCATCCTCGATGCCGAAGTGCTGGAGGCCGGCGGCAAGCTGATCGCCTGTGCCGACACCAACGCCGTGCCGCCGTCCGGCATCGAAGGCATAGGCGTGAACGATCGTGCGATTCCGGTCGAAGTCGGCCCGGCCCGCTTCCTCAGCATCGGCCCGCTGGCCATCGGCAGCCTGAAATACAAGACGCAGTTCGGTCTCTACCGCTCTATTCAGACCGGCTCGTCGCCAGCGCTGATCGATTTTCCCGAGGCGTATGCGTATGCGCTGCAGGAGCTGGCGCAGAGCAAGTCCGCGTGA
- a CDS encoding vWA domain-containing protein — MMSFDHPHWLWAALLALLPLLWHGQRTLPHGWLPGVPADPASRALAVALRLLGALAVLGSVIALAGPHRQGEDVERIGTGAHVVITLDRSASMSDGFAGRDAQQGDEAKGRAAARLLEDFVRERPRDLFGVVSFSTAPVHGLELTADHDAVRAAIRASAAPGVGLTNIAAGLTMSLEQFRDKPVTGSRVVLLVSDGAAQIDVRKQNQIRRLFAENRSALYWIFLRTAGGRGPSDPPDPEAGFDPAPEYFLNEYFRDLGVPYRLYEADTPDALARAIADVARLQNQPLRYRETPPRQDLGGLFIGIAFACSLLLLAARTFEVPAWSR, encoded by the coding sequence ATGATGTCCTTCGATCATCCGCACTGGCTGTGGGCTGCACTGCTCGCGCTGCTGCCGCTGCTGTGGCACGGCCAGCGCACGCTGCCGCACGGCTGGCTGCCTGGCGTGCCGGCCGATCCGGCCTCGCGCGCGCTGGCCGTCGCACTGCGCCTGCTCGGTGCGCTGGCGGTGCTCGGCAGCGTGATCGCGCTGGCCGGTCCGCACCGCCAGGGCGAGGACGTCGAACGGATCGGCACCGGCGCCCACGTCGTCATCACGCTGGACCGCAGCGCCAGCATGAGCGACGGCTTCGCCGGCCGTGACGCGCAGCAGGGCGACGAAGCCAAAGGCCGCGCCGCCGCCCGCCTGCTCGAAGACTTCGTGCGCGAGCGCCCGCGCGACCTGTTCGGCGTCGTGTCCTTCAGTACGGCGCCGGTGCATGGCCTCGAACTGACCGCCGACCACGACGCGGTGCGCGCCGCGATACGCGCGTCGGCCGCGCCCGGCGTCGGGCTGACCAATATCGCCGCTGGCCTGACGATGTCGCTGGAACAGTTCCGCGACAAGCCGGTGACCGGCTCGCGCGTGGTGCTGCTGGTGTCGGACGGCGCCGCTCAGATCGATGTGCGCAAGCAGAACCAGATCCGCCGCCTGTTCGCGGAGAACCGCAGCGCGCTGTACTGGATCTTCCTGCGCACCGCCGGCGGCCGCGGTCCGTCCGACCCGCCGGACCCGGAAGCCGGCTTCGACCCGGCGCCGGAGTACTTCCTGAACGAGTACTTCCGCGACCTCGGCGTGCCCTACCGGCTGTACGAAGCCGACACGCCGGACGCGCTCGCCCGCGCCATCGCCGACGTCGCCCGCCTGCAGAACCAGCCGCTGCGCTACCGCGAAACACCGCCGCGGCAGGACCTCGGCGGGCTGTTCATCGGCATCGCCTTCGCCTGCAGCCTGCTGCTGCTGGCCGCCCGCACTTTCGAGGTTCCCGCATGGTCACGCTGA
- a CDS encoding quinoprotein dehydrogenase-associated SoxYZ-like carrier, which yields MNALPTLRAATSPARWLLAVSLFVGALPPASADAAWPKVRSALFGERSLHTDSAVLALEAPDRAEDASMVPVALHVGPAGGALRTLWLLVDENPSPLAARFTLHDAVVGSIETRLRVERYTMVRAIGETDDGRLYMAEHFVRAAGGCSAPMGPADDGEAAIGRMSMRRFDTAGGRSEVELRIRHPNHSGLEVDLDTRGYVAADYVRALRLLQDGRPLLDAELDISISRNPYLRFGIAADARHLDVQVDDSRERHFNARFPPDTATP from the coding sequence ATGAACGCGCTGCCGACACTGCGGGCGGCGACCTCGCCGGCGCGCTGGCTGCTGGCGGTGTCGCTGTTCGTCGGCGCGCTGCCGCCGGCGTCGGCCGATGCGGCCTGGCCGAAAGTGCGCAGCGCGCTGTTCGGCGAGCGCAGCTTGCACACCGACAGCGCCGTGCTGGCGCTCGAAGCGCCGGACCGCGCCGAAGACGCTTCGATGGTGCCGGTTGCGCTGCACGTGGGCCCGGCGGGCGGCGCACTGCGCACGCTGTGGCTGCTGGTCGACGAGAACCCGTCGCCGCTCGCCGCGCGCTTCACGCTGCACGACGCGGTGGTCGGCAGCATCGAGACGCGGCTGCGCGTCGAGCGCTACACCATGGTGCGCGCGATCGGCGAAACCGACGACGGCCGGCTCTACATGGCCGAGCACTTCGTGCGCGCCGCCGGCGGCTGTTCGGCGCCGATGGGTCCGGCAGACGACGGCGAGGCGGCGATCGGCCGCATGTCGATGCGCCGCTTCGACACGGCAGGCGGGCGCAGCGAGGTCGAACTGCGCATCCGCCACCCGAACCACTCCGGCCTCGAGGTCGATCTGGACACGCGCGGCTACGTCGCCGCCGACTACGTGCGCGCACTGCGCCTGCTGCAGGACGGTCGCCCGCTGCTCGACGCAGAGCTCGACATTTCGATCAGCCGCAATCCCTATCTGCGCTTTGGCATCGCCGCCGATGCGCGCCACCTCGACGTGCAGGTCGACGACAGCCGCGAACGCCACTTCAACGCACGCTTTCCGCCGGACACCGCCACGCCGTGA
- a CDS encoding S1 family peptidase codes for MKRRLLIVAACIGASTATGAAPSAEAMMKMSRAVLKVSALGDDDNLSVGSAVVIGPDSALTNCHVTRHARIIVLSRGLARHAVVGQRADVSRDLCLLRTAEPLPYPAVELRPTRTLALGERVLAHGYSGGMEAHFARGLIVDLHSAGGSHVIQTSAGFLQGASGGGLFDEEGRLIGITTFLTSAGRTEYFAMPADWTDRLRERAEEAPKPLPGSALWAQLPAHQPWFMRLLEPLSRKDWPTVAQMADEWMEAEPHAPAAALMCARAARALARPARMSQCLQQALDGARDSEIELTRIAAWARSEGLDEAVAASTTALARLRPLPRGD; via the coding sequence GTGAAGCGCCGGCTGCTGATCGTCGCCGCCTGTATCGGCGCCTCGACCGCGACTGGCGCCGCGCCATCAGCCGAAGCCATGATGAAGATGTCGCGCGCCGTGCTGAAGGTGTCGGCACTGGGCGACGACGACAATCTGTCGGTCGGCTCGGCCGTCGTGATCGGGCCGGACAGCGCACTGACCAACTGCCACGTCACGCGCCACGCCCGCATCATCGTGCTGTCGCGCGGGCTGGCGCGACACGCGGTGGTCGGCCAGCGCGCCGACGTGTCGCGCGACCTCTGCCTGCTGCGCACCGCCGAGCCGCTGCCCTACCCGGCGGTCGAGCTGCGCCCGACTCGCACCCTGGCGCTGGGCGAACGCGTGCTCGCCCACGGTTACTCGGGCGGCATGGAAGCGCATTTTGCGCGCGGCCTCATCGTCGATCTGCATTCAGCAGGCGGCAGCCACGTCATCCAGACCTCGGCCGGCTTCCTGCAGGGTGCGAGCGGCGGCGGACTGTTCGACGAGGAAGGCCGACTGATCGGCATCACCACCTTCCTGACCAGCGCCGGCCGCACCGAGTACTTCGCGATGCCTGCCGACTGGACCGACCGCCTGCGCGAACGCGCCGAAGAGGCGCCGAAGCCACTGCCCGGTTCGGCGCTGTGGGCGCAGTTGCCAGCACATCAGCCCTGGTTCATGCGCCTGCTCGAACCGTTGTCGCGCAAGGACTGGCCGACGGTGGCGCAGATGGCCGACGAGTGGATGGAGGCGGAGCCGCACGCGCCGGCCGCCGCGCTGATGTGCGCCCGCGCGGCGCGCGCACTGGCGCGGCCGGCGCGCATGTCGCAGTGCCTGCAGCAGGCGCTCGACGGCGCGCGCGACAGCGAGATCGAACTGACGCGCATCGCCGCCTGGGCGCGCAGCGAGGGGCTGGACGAGGCCGTCGCCGCCAGCACGACGGCGCTGGCACGGCTGCGTCCGCTGCCGCGCGGCGACTGA
- a CDS encoding AAA family ATPase yields the protein MHSEPVDLSAWRVRALDFERQLNAVLVGMPRTVRLMTIAVFARGHVLLEGDVGVGKTTLLKAVARGIGGAYQRIEGTVDLMPGDLVYHTYVGDDGRPRVEPGPLIAQGSELAVFFFNEINRARPQVHALLLRLMAERTVSAFNREYTLPWMQVFADRNRVEREETFELPSAARDRFLLEVSVEAPDARDQLRGLMFDTRFHDADALISSVEPGMLDHTRLNDVAQSIQDTVQSSPALDDYGVDLWLATRQPALYGVQLSDVDIDQFILSGASPRGVAMLARAARVQAWLEGRDRLVPEDLHAVFFEAIAHRLCLNPVYETQRPLYARPFVAEVLRQVASP from the coding sequence ATGCACTCCGAACCTGTTGACCTGTCGGCATGGCGGGTCCGTGCGCTCGACTTCGAGCGCCAGCTCAACGCGGTGCTGGTCGGCATGCCGCGCACCGTGCGACTGATGACCATCGCCGTGTTCGCCCGCGGCCACGTGCTGCTCGAAGGCGATGTCGGCGTCGGCAAGACCACGCTGCTGAAGGCGGTGGCACGCGGCATCGGCGGTGCCTACCAGCGCATCGAAGGCACCGTGGACCTGATGCCGGGCGACCTCGTCTATCACACCTATGTCGGCGACGACGGCCGGCCGCGCGTCGAACCCGGCCCGCTGATCGCGCAGGGCAGCGAACTGGCGGTGTTCTTCTTCAACGAGATCAACCGCGCGCGGCCACAGGTGCATGCGCTGCTGCTGCGCCTGATGGCCGAACGCACGGTCAGTGCATTCAACCGCGAGTACACGCTGCCGTGGATGCAGGTGTTCGCCGACCGCAACCGGGTCGAGCGCGAGGAAACCTTCGAACTGCCCTCCGCCGCCCGCGACCGCTTCCTGCTCGAAGTGTCGGTCGAGGCGCCGGACGCACGCGACCAGCTGCGCGGCCTGATGTTCGACACCCGCTTCCACGACGCCGACGCGCTGATCTCCAGCGTCGAGCCCGGCATGCTGGACCACACGCGCCTGAACGACGTCGCGCAGTCCATCCAGGACACCGTGCAGTCCAGCCCGGCACTCGACGACTACGGCGTCGACCTCTGGCTGGCGACGCGCCAGCCCGCGCTTTACGGCGTGCAGCTGTCCGACGTCGACATCGACCAGTTCATCCTGTCCGGCGCCAGCCCGCGCGGTGTGGCCATGCTGGCGCGCGCCGCCCGGGTGCAGGCCTGGCTCGAAGGCCGCGACCGCCTGGTGCCGGAAGACCTGCACGCGGTGTTCTTCGAGGCGATCGCGCATCGCCTGTGCCTGAACCCGGTGTACGAGACGCAGCGCCCGCTCTACGCCCGTCCCTTCGTCGCCGAGGTGCTGCGCCAGGTCGCCTCGCCATGA
- a CDS encoding SRPBCC family protein, whose amino-acid sequence MKAPLSVLTFALFAPLAVAHGPTPQKIDESVVIAAPPAAVWAVVGDFAGIAKWNPAIKASSADRGNEAGSTRTLTLPTGTVTEQLDDYDAAAMSMNYRSGNADPAVLPVSSYSGRLTVKAEGSGSKLVWQARGYRADTGNDPAAGMDDESAVKALRALMRPGLDAVRTQIEASAKP is encoded by the coding sequence ATGAAAGCCCCGCTGTCCGTTCTCACCTTCGCACTGTTCGCACCGCTCGCCGTGGCGCACGGACCGACGCCGCAGAAGATCGACGAGTCGGTCGTCATCGCCGCGCCGCCGGCCGCCGTTTGGGCGGTGGTCGGCGACTTCGCCGGCATCGCGAAGTGGAATCCGGCGATCAAGGCCTCGTCGGCCGACCGCGGCAACGAAGCCGGTTCGACCCGCACGCTGACGCTGCCGACCGGCACCGTGACCGAACAGCTCGACGACTACGACGCGGCCGCGATGAGCATGAACTACCGCTCCGGCAACGCCGACCCGGCCGTGCTGCCGGTCAGTTCCTACTCCGGCCGGCTCACCGTCAAGGCCGAAGGCAGCGGCAGCAAGCTGGTGTGGCAGGCGCGCGGCTACCGCGCCGACACCGGCAACGATCCGGCCGCCGGCATGGACGACGAGAGCGCGGTGAAGGCGCTGCGCGCGCTGATGCGCCCCGGCCTCGACGCGGTGCGCACGCAGATCGAAGCGTCCGCCAAACCCTGA
- a CDS encoding peptidyl-prolyl cis-trans isomerase, with translation MHRSRLLATALATALATLVALPAVAATDTVVTVNGRPVPRAQLDFIIKEQIRQGRPASPDLSRQAREELIGREVLAQEAERKLGRSEALKTRIEFMRQQALLNALREDFFLNTQPADAEVRKVYDTLSSRAGEREYRVRHILVADEAQAKSLQDQLGKGARFEDLAKAHSKDSDSAPAGGLLEWTPEGQFSPEFAAALPQMTRGKVGDAPVRSGAGWHLIRLEDVRPAQPPRFEDVKPRIVESLIEQKWRSYVKELQARAVVK, from the coding sequence ATGCATCGCAGCCGCCTGCTCGCCACCGCCCTAGCCACCGCTCTTGCCACACTCGTCGCCCTGCCGGCCGTCGCCGCCACCGACACCGTTGTCACGGTCAATGGCCGGCCGGTACCGCGCGCCCAGCTCGATTTCATCATCAAGGAGCAGATCCGCCAGGGCCGTCCGGCCTCGCCCGATCTGTCGCGCCAGGCGCGCGAGGAACTGATCGGGCGCGAAGTGCTGGCGCAGGAGGCGGAACGCAAGCTCGGCCGCAGCGAAGCGCTGAAGACGCGCATCGAATTCATGCGCCAGCAGGCGCTGCTGAACGCGCTGCGCGAGGACTTCTTCCTGAACACGCAGCCGGCCGACGCCGAGGTGCGCAAGGTCTACGACACGTTGTCGAGTCGCGCCGGCGAGCGCGAATACCGGGTGCGCCACATCCTGGTCGCCGACGAAGCACAGGCAAAATCGCTGCAGGACCAGCTGGGCAAGGGGGCGCGCTTCGAGGATCTGGCGAAGGCCCACTCGAAGGACAGCGACAGCGCGCCGGCCGGCGGCCTGCTCGAATGGACGCCGGAGGGGCAGTTCTCGCCCGAATTCGCTGCCGCGCTGCCGCAGATGACGCGCGGCAAGGTGGGCGACGCCCCGGTGCGCAGCGGCGCCGGCTGGCACCTGATCCGGCTGGAGGACGTGCGTCCGGCGCAGCCGCCGCGTTTCGAGGACGTGAAGCCGCGCATCGTCGAGTCGCTGATCGAGCAGAAATGGCGCAGCTACGTGAAGGAACTGCAGGCGCGCGCGGTGGTGAAGTGA
- a CDS encoding VWA domain-containing protein, which yields MTPSALAYALRWRSRAVTAGAHRGTLSGPGHDFERSVPLTGNRDARRLDLRATLRDPSERVWVRLFRQQAVVPVVVLVDVSRSMDYHGATHRHALAAELAEAIAHAAWRIGDPFALIACDHRIRAELTLPPCRSAAGARAALARLRAHVPDGDDNSALLKAAPLLPRRRSLVFLLTDGHMPDERLNRVLGSLARHDVVTVVLGDSREQHASSRWGIARLRDLESGAERLLLQRPALARAFDEARTARRERLRHIALRHGRPPLFIDDRIDPVQFNRYFLQT from the coding sequence ATGACACCGTCCGCGCTCGCCTACGCGCTGCGCTGGCGCAGTCGCGCGGTCACGGCGGGGGCGCACCGCGGCACGCTGTCCGGCCCGGGGCACGACTTCGAACGCAGCGTGCCGCTGACCGGCAACCGCGACGCGCGCCGGCTCGACCTGCGGGCGACGCTGCGCGATCCGTCGGAGCGCGTATGGGTGCGGCTGTTCCGGCAACAGGCCGTGGTGCCGGTGGTGGTGCTGGTCGACGTGTCGCGCTCGATGGACTACCACGGCGCGACGCACCGGCATGCGCTGGCCGCCGAACTCGCGGAGGCGATCGCGCACGCCGCGTGGCGCATCGGCGATCCGTTCGCACTGATCGCCTGCGACCACCGCATACGTGCGGAACTGACACTGCCGCCCTGCCGCAGCGCGGCCGGTGCGCGCGCCGCGCTCGCCCGGCTGCGCGCCCACGTGCCGGATGGCGACGACAACAGCGCACTGCTCAAAGCCGCCCCGCTGCTGCCGCGCCGGCGTTCGCTGGTGTTCCTGCTCACCGACGGCCATATGCCGGACGAGCGCCTGAACCGCGTGCTCGGCAGTCTCGCCCGACACGACGTGGTCACCGTGGTACTCGGCGACAGCCGGGAGCAGCACGCCTCTTCGCGCTGGGGCATCGCCCGCCTGCGCGACCTGGAAAGCGGCGCCGAGCGTCTGCTGCTGCAGCGCCCGGCGCTCGCCCGCGCCTTCGACGAGGCACGGACGGCCCGCCGCGAACGGCTGCGCCACATCGCGCTGCGCCATGGACGCCCGCCGCTGTTCATCGACGATCGCATCGATCCGGTGCAGTTCAACCGCTACTTCCTGCAGACATGA
- the moxJ gene encoding methanol oxidation system protein MoxJ, with protein MKQTLIAALLCALGGVAHAAGTLKVCAADNEMPYANERGEGFEDRIAEKLAAAMDMKLERVGFSDPRYVVRDLLDKGKCDVMLGVDAGDPRVATTRAYYRSSYVFVTRADFGQEVTGWDSPALQTAHIGVIPGTPAEVMLVQLGRYADSFRYMMSLGGNKAPRNRYVRYDSEKLIRDLAAGEIDVAVAWAPSVARYIKSAATPLKVTQVPAQASKSNGEPVHFHFDTAIAVRKDDHALLARIEAALARSRDDIEGVLRAEGIQILPPHPVAEGNKDSKG; from the coding sequence ATGAAACAGACCCTCATTGCAGCGCTGCTGTGCGCGCTCGGCGGCGTCGCGCACGCCGCCGGCACGCTCAAGGTGTGCGCGGCCGACAACGAAATGCCCTACGCCAACGAGCGGGGCGAAGGATTCGAGGACCGCATCGCCGAAAAGCTGGCGGCGGCCATGGACATGAAACTGGAGCGCGTCGGCTTCAGCGATCCGCGCTACGTGGTGCGCGACCTGCTCGACAAAGGCAAGTGCGACGTCATGCTCGGCGTCGATGCGGGCGATCCCCGCGTCGCCACGACCCGCGCCTACTACCGTTCGAGCTATGTGTTCGTCACCCGCGCCGATTTCGGCCAGGAGGTGACCGGCTGGGACAGCCCGGCTCTGCAGACCGCGCACATCGGCGTCATACCCGGCACGCCGGCAGAGGTGATGCTGGTACAGCTCGGCCGATATGCCGACAGCTTCCGCTACATGATGTCGCTCGGCGGCAACAAGGCGCCGCGCAACCGCTACGTGCGCTACGACAGCGAAAAGCTGATCCGCGACCTTGCCGCCGGCGAGATCGACGTCGCCGTGGCCTGGGCACCGTCGGTCGCCCGCTACATCAAGAGCGCAGCAACGCCGCTGAAGGTCACGCAGGTACCGGCCCAGGCCAGCAAGTCGAACGGCGAGCCGGTGCATTTCCACTTCGATACCGCGATCGCCGTGCGCAAGGACGATCACGCACTGCTCGCCCGCATCGAAGCCGCGCTCGCGCGCAGTCGCGACGACATCGAGGGCGTGTTGCGCGCCGAAGGCATACAGATTCTGCCGCCGCACCCGGTGGCAGAAGGAAACAAGGACAGCAAGGGATGA